The Kitasatospora herbaricolor genome segment CACCTCGTGGGAGTGGCGGCCGACGCCACTCGCTGACCTGAGTCGGGCGGCATCCCGGCAGGTGAGCACCCGGGGCCGGGACGACGACGAAGTGCTTCCGTGCGCTGCTGACGTGCCCCGTCACCGCGTGCTGTCATGGCGCCGCAGATGTGTCGATTCGGGTTGGTGGGGGTGGGGCACGGGTGGGTTCGCGAAGGCCGGCACGGCGCAGGGGCGGGCGAAGGCCGGCGGTGAGGGTGGAGAGCGGCTCGGTGGTCCTCGCGGCCGTCGCCTTGATCGTGGGGGTGAGCCTGCTGCTGGCGGTGCTGCGGTGGCTGGCCGCGCACTGGTGGGTGCCGCTGCTGGTGCTTCTCGCCGCGGCGGGCGTCGGCGCCGCCGTGTTCTGTGCGCGGGCGGCGCAGGAGCGGCTCGCCCAGGAGGGCCGGCGGGCGCTGCGGCTGGCGTTGACCGGTCCGGGCGGCATCGACCAGCTGGGCCACGACGCGTTCGAGTACGCGGTGCGGGACCTGCTGATCCGCGACGGCTGCCGGGCCCGGAAGGTCGGGCAGTCCAACGACCAGAGCGTGGACGTGCTGGCGGACGACCCGCTGGGCCGGCGCTGGGCCCTGCAGTGCAAGCACAAGCAGGACCCGGTCGGTGGCAAGGCCGTCGGCGTCGGCGTGCTGTACTCGCTGGCCGGCACCTACCAGCGCGTGCACCGCGCCCAGGTGCCGGTGGTGGTGACCAACGGCCGGTTCTCCCGGGACGCGGTGAAGTGGGGAGCCGAGCAGGGCGTGCTCCTGGTCGACCGCGAGCTGCTCGGCCGCTGGGCCTCCAGCGGCCGCCCGCTATGGGAGCTCATGCCCCGCGTCCCCGCGCCACGCAGCGGCCACCGCAGCTGATCCTCCGCTGAACGACGACGGGCCCGGCTCCGCTTGGAGAGCCGGGCCCTTCACCATGCGAGGGGCCCCGTCGCACGGTGAAGGTCAGCTCCCGGCGCCGATGTGCATCGTGACGCGCGGCGCCGGCGCGGGAGGTTGGTCCGCGCTCTTGTCACCGTTGTTGATCAACAGCAGCAGCAGGACCGCAAGGATCGTGCCGCCCAGCCCGCCGGCTGCCGCCGTCGCTCCCCCGATCAGACGGGTGTGCGCCCGCACCCTGGTGCCGTCCTGCTTGATATAGCCGGTGACCGGGATGATCCTGCCCATCGGTCCCTCCCCTGGGAAACTGCCGCCGCGCGACCACCGCACGAACCGCTGATTAGACCACGCACCACCGACAACACCCCTACATATCAAAGTCGTTGGGCGTTCTACGTGCAGTTCTGGACGGGCGTTCGAAACGGGCGACGGGGATGGCATTGCTCGCGACACGCAGGGCCAGCGTTCGACCGCTGGCGATCAGCCAGGGGCTCACCTTCGCTGGCGCTGGCCCGGCGGGTTGGCCTGCTACTCAATCGGTGTGAGGGCGGTCTCCCGTGGCTTTGGTCGGGCCGGGGTGCATGCCGGCTTTGAGGTCACTCATAGCCGCCCGGGCGACCTGGTGGACGGGGTCCTTCTCGCCGAACCCGTAGTCGATGGCGCTCTCCCGGTGGCCGGCTGGGGCGAACAGCCACCGCAGCCCGTATTTGGTCGTCCCCAGCCACACCTCGAACTGCTGGCCAGCGTAGGTGAAGCGAACAGACTCGGCACCGTCCACCGTGACGATCTGCCCGTCCAGCCGGTAGGCGAGCTCTTGCAGCGGCGTCCGCTCCTGATCCTGCACGGCTTCGGATCGCACGGCGAGGACCGAGAACAGCGGCCCCGTGATGACCGAGCCCTCCTCGGTGGTGAGCCGGAAACCCGGCTGTCCCGCGATATCGGCCGAACTGCCGTCGGTGGCGCCGGCGAAGGCGAACGGGCCCACGGTGAACGTACCCGCCTTGGCTTCATGCCATCCGTCGGCCAGCAGCACCGCCGCGACCTCGGTGGCGTTGACGTGCAGGCTCATGACTGATTCCCCTTCTCGGTGGCGCGGGCCGCCTTGTCGGCCTTCGCCTTCTGCTCCGCTAGGCGCTGCACCTCGCGGTCGTGCTCAAGGCGCCGGGCCCGCTCGATCGGCTCCGCCGCCGAGTGGTCCGGTTCGGCCTCCCGCATCGCGCCCGGGGCCGGCTCGTAGGGGCGCCTACCCCGGGCGAGGGGGATGCTGCGGGTGCTGCGCGGCGTTCCATGAGTTCGCCGGCGCTGCGCCCGCATGGCCGCCACGACGTCCGTGACGTACTCGGGCGACGAGCGTGGTCCGCCGGACGGCTCGGCCAGCGTGGTGTCGACGACGGTCCGTCGGATCCGGCACCGGTGGCAGCCGCCGGAGTCGTCCAGGAGCCAGCCGTCTTCGCACTGGGCCACCTCACACCCGGAGGGGGCGAGCAGGTCGTAGGCGAGGCGGTCGGCCCGCTCCGCGATCTCAGGGCCTGTCAGGTGCGAGTACCGCTGGAACCAACGACGCTCTGCCCGCAGCCGCAGGTCCTCCGGGCCCCGGTGCTTGAGCTGGTCGATCACCAGGGTGCGGACGGTGTGCGGGATGCCCCCGTGGCGGACGAGAGCGGCCAGCAGCGGGCCGGGAAGGCCCTCCGTGACCCAGACCGCCGGGTGCTGGCCGGGAGGGACGTATGCGGGCCCCATCAGCGCACCGCCGAGCCGAACAGCGCGGCGAAGGCCAACCGGGCGGCTTCCGCCTCCGCCGGGTCGATCTCTTCCAGGTCGAGGTCGCCCTCCGCCCGGCAGTCCCCGCACAAGCCGTCGGCCGGCCCGGAGCCGTACGAGTTGTAGCCGCATCCGTCGGTGACGCACCACCACTTCACCGGCCCTGCGCCCTGGCCGCCGGCCTGCGGCGGGATCGCACCGCCGCCCGAACGCTTGGAGCGGCGGAAGTTCTCCCGCCGCTCCGGGCAGACCCGGCAGGGCGCCTTCGTGTCGATGTCCGTGCCGTCTTCGCACCGTGGATGCGAGCACTCGGGCGCCTTGAGCAGTTCCACCGCGATCCCGACCCCGGAGCGCAACGGCTCGCCCGCCATCGCGCTGTGGCACTTCTCCTCCCACCGGTGCTGGATCCACCGCCTCGCGATCCGCTCCGCCAACTGCCCCGGCGTGCGCTCGCAAAGCTGCTCCCGGATCAGGTCACCGAGCGGCCTGACTGGCACCTTGACTGGCAGCGGGCGCTCAGCGAGCTGGCGAAGGTCGGCGGGCAGCGCATCGACGACGCTTCGGAACGCGGCAGCGGTGCTCCTGTCCATCCGGGCGGCGCTGGTCTTTCGGGGCGCGGCGGAGCCGCTTCGCTTCGCGCGCGCGCTACTACCTGTAGATGCCCTACGGGCGTCAGGGGCGCTAACGCGCCCAACGGGCGCAGCGTCATTCGTGTTGTTAGTTGTTGCTGTAGTTACACCCCCCGTTTCGGGGGTCACGTGCACCCCGATTTCGGGGGTCACGTCTCCCCCTGTTTCGGGGTACACACTCTGACCTGCGGTTTCATTGGAATTAACGTTTGTGTCGCCCTGGCCGTCGACCGCACCGCACTGTCCCCCCGTTTCGGGGGAGACATCCTGACCTGCGGTTTTATTGGATTTAACGGCACGGGCGGCCGCAGAGGTAGTCCGCTCGGCCTCCAGCACCGGGCCGAGCGTCGCGTAGAACTCCCCGAGGGTCAGCGGGCCAGCGGCGTAGCCGGGCGGAGGGTTGCGCCGCAGCCGGTACACGTTGCGCCTCTGCGGGCCGCTGCTGTCCGGCACCGAGACCACGATCACCGCGCCGATCGCCACCAGCTCCTTGAGGAACGGGTCAATCTTGTCGCCTCGCGAGTACTGCATCAGATACGCCAGCGCGTCCTTCGACGGCCAGACGTACCGGTCCCCGCGCTTGAGGTTCAGGTGCATCGCCATGAACCAGTACAGGGCCATCGCCCGCGGGCTGACGCCGGACAGCGCCACCCAGGAGCCGAGCTGGGCGAACGGCAGCTCGTCCTCAGCCTCGATCTCGAACGTCCCCTCCTCCTGCTCGGCCTCGCGGACCTGGTCCAGCAGTTTGGCCATCCACGCGGGGATAACAACCTCGGCGAGCTTCGGCTTCTCCAGACTCACGGGGCCACCGCCGAGCCGGTGACGACGGCGGGCGGCATGGGAGCAGAGTTGGGTGTCATGAGCTCAGTACTGACAGGGGCGACCTGTGAATAGAGATCACGATTCCGGGTCACATGGATAGATCCCGGAAAAACCGGCTCGGTGTGACACATACCGAGCCGGAGATTGCGGGAGGCCTGCCGGGAGCGGACGACATGATGGGTGCCCACGCCACTGGCAGGGGCTGCGATGGCCGAAGCGACACGGCCGAGCAGCTCGGAGAAGGGGGTTGAGCGGGCCGGGACGACACGGCCTCGCAGGTTGACGAGGTGGAACAACGGGGGCGCTGCCTCTCGAAGGGGCGCCGTCACCGGCTGGACCTCCGGGGTAGCCCGAGCAGGCGAGAGACGGGTGTCTCTCGCCGAAGCCGGGGTACCCCTGGTACCGTCGGGGACGACTGTGTAGACAGCTGAGCAGCCCCCAGACGCCAATCTTGGGCTGCTTTTGCTGTTTCTGGACTTTGGTGGCGCCCGCAGGCGACCAGATCAGCCTATTGGTCTCCTTGGGTCCTGGAGCCGTTCAGGTTCCGCGTGTCGGCTGGACAGCTCGGCCTCCGCGCGAAGCAGTTCGTCCAGCGCCTGCTCGGCCGACATCTTGGTGTCCTTGGAGTCGTTCCACCGGCTGAGCGTGGAGGCTGCCGAGCGGAGCAAGTCGTCCGGGAGGCCGGCGGCGGCCATCGTGTCCGCGGCTTCCTCCAGTTCAGGGCCCCATCGCCACCCTCGGGCAGCGGTCTTGCCGATGTAGTCCGTCTCGGTCAGGTACGAGCCGGCCCGCTGACCGGCGACATCGAGCAGCGCCTGGTCGACATCGTGCTCCCGTGCGAGGCCATAGGACAGCGCGGCCAGCACCCGGGATGCCTTCTGGAATGCCGTGTAGGCCACCTTCAGCGCGCTGGCCTGCCCGATCTCCTCGCCCAGCACGTGGGTCGATACTGCAGTGCCGGAGAAGATCCGCTCGACCAGCCCGACCTCGTCCACGGGCCCAGAAAGGTACAGCCGGGGCCGCTTCGCACCGACCGGCGGAGAACCGACCACCGCGCCGTCGACCACCGCACGAGCCGTTCCGCCGAGCAGCTGCGCGATCCGCGCCGCCCGCTGCGGGCTGATCGCATTCGCCTCCACATACAGACCGGTGAAGCCGAGCCCGGCTACCTCCCGCGCGACATCCTCCGCTGCGGCTGGCGGGCACAGGCTGAGCACCACGTCCGCCTGCGCCACCAAATCGGATAGCGCCGGCACCGCAGTCAGCCCGAACCGCTCCGCCCTGGCCGCGGTCGCCTCACTGCGCCCCTGCGGACACCACAAGACTTGGCCACTGTTCGCGAGGGCACATGCCGCGACGGCCGCGCCCATACTGCCGGGATGCAGCACACCGACCGTGACCTGTCGATCCGTCATCGGGCACCTCCACGGACGTGGTCCAAGGCGTCCAGGACGTTCAGCGCGATGTAGTCCGGCTCCGCACCTCCAGGCCACGGCCGGCCGTGGGAGACCCAGACGGTGCGCAGTCCGGCCGCGCGGCCGCCGACCACGTCCAGGGCGACGTTGTCCCCCACCATCCAACCGCCCCGCACGAGGCTGCGACCCACGCTCGCGGCAGCCGTTTCGAAGATTGCAGGGGCTGGCTTGCGGGTGCCGGCCTCCTCGGAGATGCACACCTCGTCGACCAGGCCGTCGATCCCGCTCGCCTTCAACTTGGCGCGCTGGATCTCGCCGCCGCCGTTGGTGACGACGACAACCTGCCACCCGTCGGCCCTGACCGCCTCCAACGCGTCCGGCACGCCGGGGAAGGGCCGGACCGTTGCCGGGAACTCCGCGTTGTAGCGGGCCCACAGTTGATCGGCGGACTCCGGCACCGGCAGCTCGGCGCACAGGCCCTCGAACGTTTGCAGATCCGCGCGGATCCGCATGGCGCCCAGGATCCGGCGCTCGACATCCGGGCCCAGCCCGTGGGCGGAGCAGTACCCCGAGATCCACGCCGTCACCGCAGCGAGGCGGTCGATCAGCGTGTCGTCGAAGTCCAGCATCAGCAGCCGCTGCTCGGGTGCGGCGAGTGCCTGGCGGATCCGCTCAGCGGCCTGTTCGGGCGACGCCACGTCTGTGCGGACGACGAGGTCGAACCGGAAGCCGGCATTGGCCACCAGGTCCGCCTGCGTGGCGTCCCAGGCGGCCAGACGCGCAACGGTGTCCGTGTCCCCCCGGCCCGCCGACCGCTCGGCCGTCGACTCCCTCGGGCACCAGAGCAGCACCGTCAGCCATTCGGCGGGGTAGCCGTCCAGCACCGCCCGCACCCCGTCGACCTGCCCCAGGTGCATCACCGGCACCCCGGCCTCGTACGCCGCGTCCAACCCCGGCCGATCCGTCACGTAGGTGCTGTCGTACCTGCTGTTCTCGTAAACCACGGCACCTGCCGTGGCGCGCAACTGCGCCAGCAGTTCCGGCGTCCCCATCCGATAGCCGGTCGACCGGCCCGGTCCCACCTTCACCCTGGAGAACAGTGCGAAGACAGCGTCCAGCGCGGTCAGGGCGGCCGTCACCGTGTCCTTCCCGGCGGCCGGCGGCCCATACAGGATCACCCCGCGTCGCGGCTGGCTGGTCATACGCGCACCTCCGCGAGAGCGAGCCGAGCCTGATCGGCTAGTGAGATGGCTGCTCCCATGCGATTGTCGACCACCAGGTGCGGCACCACTGGCCGCAGCTCCGTGTCGACGGTGGCGATGTAGTCGTTCCAGTTCGCCAACTTCCACGCGTCCCGGGCGGCCGATCGGAAGCCGATGTACTCGCGCATCGACTCTGCGTCGCAGCGCACCCAGATCGGCGACACGTCGACACCCTGGGCACGGCAGCGGTTGACGAGCCGAGTCATCCACGCCTCATCAGCCATCTCGGCGATGAACGGGGCGGTCAGCACAGTGGAGATACCGCAGGCCACATTGGCGTAGGCGGCCTGCATAAGGCAGTCGTACTCCAACGCCCGCACCTCATTTCGGTACAGGTCCGTGTGTCGGTCGTTGGGATCGCCGCCGAGCGAGACGAGTAGACGCTCTACTAGCGATCGGGTCAGCGGGTCCTTGTCCAACAGCGGCCAACCGGTCAGCTGAGTCAGGAACCTGGCGAACTCCGTCTTTCCGCTGCCGGCGAACCCGCCGACCAGGACAATCGAGGGCCGGTGTGGATCGCCGCCCGTGTGCCGCCGACGCCACGCGTCCATAATCCGCTGCTGCAACGACATGTTGTCGGCCTCGGCCGTACCCGGTGCGATCCGGTGCAGCGCCCGCTCGACAGCCAGTACGTGAGTGCCGTTGTTGGTTGCGGACATTGGCGTCAGCGCAAAGGCGGTGTTCTCACCCGGCAGCGGATTCCGGAATCCGAGTTGCGGGTCCGTTGCCCGGTAGAGCGCGCAGTACGCCCGTCGATAGTCCGGGCCAGGGTAGATCTCGCCCTGCTCGTGCTGCCAGATCGTCTGCGGGTGCGCAGCCGGAATGTTCTTCAGCCCGGCTTGCTCCGCCACCAGGCGAAGGCGCTCGCCGGCGTCTTCGAGTGTCAAGCCGTGCGCCTCCCGCTGCTCGCGCAGCTTTTCGGGTCGCCATCCCAGCCGCACCCTTGCCATGCTCCCCGCCTCCGCTGTCGTCATGCTCGCGAGCCTAGGGGCGCTGCCCCGAAACGCATGTGTACGTGGATGTTGAAAACGCACTGATAAACCCACGTACGGATCTCCCCATGGAGATGTGATGGTTCATCACGGCCGAGTCGGATTTGATCTGTGCATCAGAAACCGGCCCGAGGGAGTTCCCGTGGATCACGTCTTTTGGAAGACCGCCTGCTCGACCCGCTCAAGGCGGGC includes the following:
- a CDS encoding restriction endonuclease, translated to MRVESGSVVLAAVALIVGVSLLLAVLRWLAAHWWVPLLVLLAAAGVGAAVFCARAAQERLAQEGRRALRLALTGPGGIDQLGHDAFEYAVRDLLIRDGCRARKVGQSNDQSVDVLADDPLGRRWALQCKHKQDPVGGKAVGVGVLYSLAGTYQRVHRAQVPVVVTNGRFSRDAVKWGAEQGVLLVDRELLGRWASSGRPLWELMPRVPAPRSGHRS
- a CDS encoding NAD(P)-dependent oxidoreductase, whose protein sequence is MTDRQVTVGVLHPGSMGAAVAACALANSGQVLWCPQGRSEATAARAERFGLTAVPALSDLVAQADVVLSLCPPAAAEDVAREVAGLGFTGLYVEANAISPQRAARIAQLLGGTARAVVDGAVVGSPPVGAKRPRLYLSGPVDEVGLVERIFSGTAVSTHVLGEEIGQASALKVAYTAFQKASRVLAALSYGLAREHDVDQALLDVAGQRAGSYLTETDYIGKTAARGWRWGPELEEAADTMAAAGLPDDLLRSAASTLSRWNDSKDTKMSAEQALDELLRAEAELSSRHAEPERLQDPRRPIG
- a CDS encoding HAD-IA family hydrolase; translated protein: MTSQPRRGVILYGPPAAGKDTVTAALTALDAVFALFSRVKVGPGRSTGYRMGTPELLAQLRATAGAVVYENSRYDSTYVTDRPGLDAAYEAGVPVMHLGQVDGVRAVLDGYPAEWLTVLLWCPRESTAERSAGRGDTDTVARLAAWDATQADLVANAGFRFDLVVRTDVASPEQAAERIRQALAAPEQRLLMLDFDDTLIDRLAAVTAWISGYCSAHGLGPDVERRILGAMRIRADLQTFEGLCAELPVPESADQLWARYNAEFPATVRPFPGVPDALEAVRADGWQVVVVTNGGGEIQRAKLKASGIDGLVDEVCISEEAGTRKPAPAIFETAAASVGRSLVRGGWMVGDNVALDVVGGRAAGLRTVWVSHGRPWPGGAEPDYIALNVLDALDHVRGGAR
- a CDS encoding AAA family ATPase — encoded protein: MTTAEAGSMARVRLGWRPEKLREQREAHGLTLEDAGERLRLVAEQAGLKNIPAAHPQTIWQHEQGEIYPGPDYRRAYCALYRATDPQLGFRNPLPGENTAFALTPMSATNNGTHVLAVERALHRIAPGTAEADNMSLQQRIMDAWRRRHTGGDPHRPSIVLVGGFAGSGKTEFARFLTQLTGWPLLDKDPLTRSLVERLLVSLGGDPNDRHTDLYRNEVRALEYDCLMQAAYANVACGISTVLTAPFIAEMADEAWMTRLVNRCRAQGVDVSPIWVRCDAESMREYIGFRSAARDAWKLANWNDYIATVDTELRPVVPHLVVDNRMGAAISLADQARLALAEVRV